Within the Corynebacterium sp. sy039 genome, the region TAACAACTCCCGCCCCTGATTGCATATCTGTGTCTTCAGCAAGCGCGACAGCTAGCTCTACAGCACCAGGCAAATCCTCCGCCGTATGCACTCGTTCATCACCAAAAATTTCCTGCGCATATTCTGCTAGTTCTTCCGTGGATAATGCACGCGGTGAGGAATTAGTAGTAACCACAATCTCAGATACATGAGCCTCCAACTCCATGAGCACGCCACGTACATCTTTATCCGCCAAACAAGCAACAACCGCAATGAGCTTAGAAAACTCAAATTCACCAGATAATGCCTGCCCCAAAGCCCGCGCGCCATGAGGATTATGCGCTGCGTCAATAAACACAGTTGGTGCACTACGCACTCGTTCTAATCGCCCTGGCGACTGCACCGCAGCAAACCCCGCACGTACTGTGTCTATATCCAATTGGCGACCAGTTCCTGCCCCAAAAAACGCCTCAACAGCAGCCAAAGCTACAGCAGCATTATGTGCTTGATGTATTCCTGATAATGGTAAGAAAATATCAGGGTATTCTCCTCCCAAACCGCGGATAGTTACTTGCTGCCCGCCAACCGCCAGCTGCGCAGCTACCACACCAAACTCACTGCCTGCACGTGCCACAGCATTATCAGCTGCCACTGCTTGCTCCAGGATAATTCGCAAAGCAGCAGGATCTTGCTCAGCAACAATGGTGACGTTATCTGGAGGTGCTAAGAGATCGTCACTATTCCACCGCGACTTGATGATCCCAGCTTTTTCCTCAGCAATCTCAGTTATTGTCTCGCCAAGATAATCGGTGTGGTCAAGTCCAATGGGAGTTATCACAGACACATCAGCACTAATCACATTAGTGGCATCCCATCGACCCCCCATGCCTACTTCCACAACAGCAACGTCAACTGGCGCATCAGCAAAAGCAGTATAAGCCAAAGCAGTAAGTACCTCGAATTTGCTCATCCGTGGTCCGCCCTCAGCTTGGCTACGCTGGTCCACCATCTCTACATAGGGTTTTATTTCTTCCCAATGCCGCACATAATCGCTGGGATGGATTGGGGCGCCGTCGATAGCAATACGCTCAGTAACAAGCTGCAAATGTGGACTGGTAGTTCGCCCAGTACGACGATGAAAAGCACGCAACAGTGACTCAATCATGCGCACAGTGGAGGTTTTACCATTCGTCCCAGCCACATGAATACTTGGATACGCATTCTCTGGGTGTCCAAGCACATCAACAAGCATGGCAATACGATCCAAACTCGGATCTATCTTTTCCTCACTCCACCGCTGATTCAGCTCAGCTTCCACCGCAGCCAATGCTTGCAGATCTTCATCGGTTATCTCACGACGCTGCCCAGAGGAAAAATCCTGAGCA harbors:
- a CDS encoding folylpolyglutamate synthase/dihydrofolate synthase family protein — its product is MLSDEAGLDLGELELNESGLSLPLGRTQQVQDTPAGDDAQDFSSGQRREITDEDLQALAAVEAELNQRWSEEKIDPSLDRIAMLVDVLGHPENAYPSIHVAGTNGKTSTVRMIESLLRAFHRRTGRTTSPHLQLVTERIAIDGAPIHPSDYVRHWEEIKPYVEMVDQRSQAEGGPRMSKFEVLTALAYTAFADAPVDVAVVEVGMGGRWDATNVISADVSVITPIGLDHTDYLGETITEIAEEKAGIIKSRWNSDDLLAPPDNVTIVAEQDPAALRIILEQAVAADNAVARAGSEFGVVAAQLAVGGQQVTIRGLGGEYPDIFLPLSGIHQAHNAAVALAAVEAFFGAGTGRQLDIDTVRAGFAAVQSPGRLERVRSAPTVFIDAAHNPHGARALGQALSGEFEFSKLIAVVACLADKDVRGVLMELEAHVSEIVVTTNSSPRALSTEELAEYAQEIFGDERVHTAEDLPGAVELAVALAEDTDMQSGAGVVITGSVVTAGQARALFGKEPA